In Puniceicoccus vermicola, a single window of DNA contains:
- the argB gene encoding acetylglutamate kinase, producing MDISQLDVTSKAKVLIEALPYIQRFKGSVFVVKYGGSFMDDPDPEVRAKVATDLAFLSAVGIHVVVVHGGGKAITRAMDASGLEARFEKGLRVTDAATVEIVRKTLDEEVNLEICEIVQRKLGRPISIPGFKVLRTRRLATDPSGDPIDIGFVGEVERVDPAPIRKAISDGYMPIVSPVGADTEGQAYNTNADVAASRVASALRARRLVYLCDVPGLMKDPSDPSTLISSLPDSQVAGLKSDGIIAKGMIPKVDSAVHALQNGVNRVHFIDGRMPHSLLLEIFTDKGIGTEIVRS from the coding sequence ATGGATATCAGCCAACTCGACGTCACCTCCAAAGCCAAAGTCCTCATTGAGGCCTTGCCGTACATTCAGCGGTTCAAAGGGTCCGTCTTTGTCGTCAAATACGGCGGTAGCTTTATGGACGATCCCGATCCGGAGGTCCGCGCAAAAGTCGCTACCGACCTCGCCTTTCTCTCCGCCGTCGGCATCCACGTCGTCGTCGTTCACGGTGGGGGCAAGGCGATCACTCGTGCCATGGATGCCTCCGGACTCGAAGCCCGCTTTGAAAAAGGCCTGCGCGTGACCGACGCCGCCACCGTTGAGATCGTCCGCAAGACCCTCGATGAGGAGGTCAATCTGGAAATCTGCGAGATCGTTCAACGCAAGCTCGGCCGCCCCATCTCCATTCCTGGTTTCAAAGTCCTGCGCACGCGGAGACTGGCCACCGATCCCTCTGGCGACCCCATTGACATTGGCTTCGTTGGCGAAGTTGAGCGGGTCGACCCCGCACCGATTCGCAAGGCGATTTCCGACGGCTACATGCCCATTGTCTCGCCGGTAGGTGCCGACACCGAGGGACAGGCTTACAACACCAATGCCGACGTTGCCGCCTCGCGCGTCGCCTCGGCCCTGCGTGCCCGCCGCCTCGTCTACCTCTGCGACGTCCCCGGGCTCATGAAGGATCCATCCGATCCCTCGACCCTCATTTCCAGCCTCCCCGACAGCCAAGTCGCTGGCCTCAAGTCTGATGGAATCATCGCCAAAGGCATGATTCCCAAGGTCGACAGCGCCGTCCACGCCCTGCAAAACGGCGTCAACCGCGTCCACTTTATCGACGGTCGGATGCCACACTCCCTCCTCCTCGAAATCTTCACCGACAAGGGGATTGGAACCGAAATCGTCCGCTCATGA